One segment of Acidovorax sp. DW039 DNA contains the following:
- a CDS encoding TRAP transporter large permease yields MALTILCVSFTLLLLLGVPVAFSIGLSSLATILYEGLPLAVGFQQMISGMNPFSFLAIPFFIFAGEIMMYGGIADRIVDFAKSLAGHVRGGLGMSNVLACTLFGGVSGSPVADVSAMGAVLIPQMKKEGYHADYAVNVTTHASLVGALMPTSHNLIIFALAAGGKVSIAALILAGIVPALLLTICNLAAAYFVAVKRGYPAGEFPGWAIVWMSFKASVPGLAVVVIIIVGILSGAFTATESASVAVVWALFLSALVYRRLTREQFLKAASKAVKTTGTVLLLIGISSMFGYLIGLYGVAEMTAEALRSMSTTPWVIFLSVNVILFILGTFLDMAATILICTPIFLPICQQFGMTTEQFGIVMLINCALGLNTPPVGTTQFIGCTIGGISVGAVMKTIWPFYGALIVALALVTYVPSFSMWLPNLILKTG; encoded by the coding sequence ATGGCTTTGACCATTCTGTGCGTGAGCTTCACGCTGCTTCTGCTGCTGGGCGTGCCCGTGGCTTTTTCCATCGGCCTGTCATCGCTGGCCACCATTCTTTATGAAGGCTTGCCCCTGGCGGTAGGCTTTCAGCAAATGATTTCGGGGATGAATCCGTTTTCGTTCCTGGCCATCCCGTTCTTCATTTTTGCCGGCGAAATCATGATGTACGGCGGCATTGCCGACCGCATCGTGGACTTTGCCAAGAGCCTTGCAGGCCACGTACGTGGCGGTCTGGGCATGAGCAACGTGCTGGCTTGCACGCTGTTCGGCGGAGTCTCCGGTTCTCCGGTGGCAGACGTGTCGGCCATGGGGGCGGTGCTGATCCCGCAAATGAAGAAAGAGGGCTACCACGCCGACTATGCGGTGAACGTGACCACGCACGCCTCGCTGGTAGGTGCGCTCATGCCCACTTCGCACAACCTCATCATCTTTGCGCTGGCGGCGGGTGGCAAGGTGAGCATTGCGGCTCTGATCCTTGCCGGTATCGTGCCTGCATTGCTGTTGACCATCTGTAATCTGGCTGCTGCGTACTTCGTGGCCGTCAAGCGCGGCTACCCCGCGGGCGAGTTCCCCGGCTGGGCCATCGTGTGGATGTCGTTCAAGGCCTCCGTGCCCGGTCTGGCGGTGGTGGTGATCATCATCGTCGGCATCTTGTCTGGCGCCTTCACTGCCACGGAATCCGCGTCTGTGGCAGTGGTCTGGGCCCTGTTCCTCTCGGCACTGGTATACCGCCGCCTGACCCGTGAGCAGTTCCTCAAGGCAGCTTCCAAGGCCGTGAAGACCACGGGCACCGTGCTGCTGCTGATTGGCATTTCCTCCATGTTCGGCTACCTCATCGGCCTGTACGGCGTGGCGGAGATGACTGCAGAGGCGCTGCGCTCCATGAGCACCACCCCCTGGGTCATCTTCCTGAGCGTGAACGTCATCCTGTTCATTCTGGGCACGTTCCTGGACATGGCTGCCACCATCCTGATCTGCACACCGATCTTCCTGCCCATCTGCCAGCAGTTTGGCATGACCACCGAGCAGTTCGGCATCGTCATGCTGATCAATTGCGCACTGGGTCTGAACACGCCTCCGGTGGGTACCACCCAGTTCATTGGCTGCACCATCGGTGGCATCTCGGTTGGCGCTGTGATGAAGACCATCTGGCCCTTCTATGGCGCGCTCATCGTGGCGCTGGCACTGGTCACCTATGTGCCTTCGTTCTCGATGTGGCTGCCCAACCTGATCCTGAAGACGGGTTGA
- a CDS encoding FadR/GntR family transcriptional regulator encodes MNTDTTLRRKPRTLALELVDSLGDRIRDGRLAVGDKLPTEAAIMAEFDVSRTVVREAISKLQASGLVETRHGIGTFVLGVGQTPGFKITPEQFSTLRDVIAVLELRIGVETEAAALAALRRTEANLNTMRQALNAVAQAVDEGRDAVASDFQFHLEIARATQNSHFTELMSTLGSMIIPRARLESPDDQSDERRQYLRRVNGEHENIFDAIVAQDPDAARAAMRTHLANSRERRRRAQAEAS; translated from the coding sequence ATGAACACCGACACCACACTCCGCCGCAAGCCCCGCACGTTGGCCCTGGAGCTGGTGGATTCGCTGGGCGACCGCATTCGTGACGGTCGGCTGGCCGTGGGCGACAAGCTGCCCACAGAGGCCGCGATCATGGCCGAATTCGACGTCAGCCGCACCGTGGTCCGGGAGGCCATTTCCAAGCTGCAAGCCTCGGGTCTGGTGGAAACGCGCCACGGCATCGGCACCTTCGTTCTGGGCGTTGGGCAGACCCCCGGCTTCAAGATCACGCCTGAGCAATTCAGCACCTTGCGCGATGTGATTGCCGTGCTGGAGTTGCGCATTGGCGTCGAGACCGAGGCCGCCGCCCTGGCCGCCCTGAGGCGCACCGAGGCCAACCTGAACACCATGCGGCAGGCACTGAACGCCGTGGCCCAGGCTGTGGACGAAGGACGAGACGCCGTGGCCTCGGATTTCCAGTTTCACCTGGAGATTGCACGCGCCACCCAGAACAGCCATTTCACCGAGTTGATGAGCACACTGGGCAGCATGATCATCCCGCGCGCACGACTGGAGAGCCCTGACGACCAGAGCGACGAACGCCGCCAGTACCTTCGCCGGGTCAATGGCGAACACGAAAACATTTTCGACGCCATCGTGGCGCAAGATCCCGACGCCGCACGCGCTGCGATGCGCACCCACCTGGCCAACAGCCGCGAGCGCCGCCGTCGTGCCCAGGCCGAGGCCAGCTGA
- a CDS encoding DMT family transporter produces MGSSRFSDRKIVVALALLCCLLWGSSYPAIKTGYEWFGIAAHDVPTKLVFAGWRFLWAGLALLALALATRRPVWGLGAGAVRQLVVLGLAQTTLQYVFFYIGLAYTTGVKGSIMNATGTFFSVLLAHWIYHNDRLSHAKIWGCVVGFAGVMVVNLGRGTLDMDFTLLGEGFVVIAAFVLAAASIYGKQVSQRMDSMVMTGWQLALGGAALLAIGWGLGGSLTGFTWQSTLLLVYLALLSSAAFSLWSLLLKHNRVSQITVFNFSVPVFGAVLSAIFLGEALLEWKNLLALVLVCLGIWLVTRDAPVPKAAASTAPAK; encoded by the coding sequence ATGGGTTCTTCCCGCTTCTCAGACCGCAAAATCGTTGTAGCCCTTGCGCTGCTGTGCTGCCTGCTCTGGGGCAGTTCTTATCCGGCCATCAAGACGGGCTACGAGTGGTTTGGCATCGCTGCCCATGATGTGCCCACCAAGCTGGTGTTTGCGGGCTGGCGCTTTCTGTGGGCGGGGCTGGCCCTGCTGGCCCTGGCACTGGCCACGCGTCGCCCCGTTTGGGGGCTGGGGGCCGGGGCTGTGCGGCAACTGGTGGTGCTGGGGCTGGCGCAGACCACGCTGCAGTACGTGTTTTTCTACATTGGCCTGGCCTACACCACGGGGGTGAAGGGCTCCATCATGAATGCCACAGGCACTTTTTTTAGCGTGCTGCTGGCGCACTGGATCTATCACAACGACCGTCTGAGCCACGCCAAGATCTGGGGCTGTGTCGTGGGCTTTGCCGGGGTGATGGTGGTCAACCTGGGGCGGGGCACGCTTGACATGGACTTCACCCTGCTGGGCGAGGGCTTTGTGGTGATCGCCGCCTTTGTGCTGGCCGCGGCCAGCATCTACGGCAAGCAGGTGTCGCAGCGCATGGATTCGATGGTCATGACCGGCTGGCAGCTGGCCCTGGGCGGCGCGGCGCTGCTGGCCATTGGCTGGGGGTTGGGGGGCTCGCTCACCGGCTTCACCTGGCAATCCACCCTGCTGCTGGTGTACCTGGCGCTGTTGTCGTCAGCCGCGTTTTCGCTGTGGAGCCTGCTGCTCAAGCACAACCGGGTCAGCCAGATCACCGTGTTCAACTTCTCGGTGCCGGTGTTTGGCGCGGTGCTTTCAGCCATCTTTTTGGGCGAGGCGCTGCTGGAGTGGAAGAACCTGCTCGCCCTGGTGCTGGTGTGCTTAGGCATTTGGCTGGTCACGCGCGACGCCCCAGTCCCCAAGGCTGCAGCCTCCACCGCGCCAGCCAAATAA
- a CDS encoding aldehyde dehydrogenase family protein, which produces MTMKQNLIGGQWTEGVRTYQNTNPSDTRDVIGDYAVASREQALQAVAAAHAAFPAWSLSTPQQRFDILDAVGNEIIARKAELGDLLAREEGKTLPEAIGEVGRAAAIFKFFAGEALRPGGEVLPSVRPGVGVEITREPLGVIGLITPWNFPIAIPAWKIAPALAYGNTVVFKPAEVVPGSAWALADILHRAGLPAGVFNLVMGRGSEVGAVLLEDERIAGVSFTGSVGTGQRVAAACVGRGAKVQLEMGGKNPFVVLDDADLNVAVGAAINSGFFSTGQRCTASSRVIVTEGIHDRFVAAMIEKMKTLKVDDARKAGTDIGPVVDDRQLAQDLEYIAIGQKEGAKLHGGEALATNADGAPGYYLRPALFTETTPEMRINREEIFGPVVSIQRVKGYDEALALANDTPFGLASGIATTSLKYATHFKRHAQAGMVMVNLPTAGVDYHVPFGGRKGSSYGPREQGRYAAEFYTTVKTAYTQA; this is translated from the coding sequence ATGACCATGAAACAGAACCTCATTGGCGGCCAATGGACCGAAGGCGTCCGCACCTACCAGAACACCAACCCCTCCGACACGCGCGATGTGATCGGTGACTACGCCGTGGCCAGCCGCGAACAGGCGCTGCAAGCCGTGGCAGCCGCGCACGCTGCCTTCCCGGCCTGGAGCCTGTCCACACCCCAGCAGCGCTTTGACATCCTGGACGCGGTGGGCAACGAAATCATCGCCCGCAAGGCCGAGCTGGGCGACCTGCTGGCCCGCGAGGAAGGCAAAACCCTGCCCGAAGCGATTGGCGAAGTGGGCCGCGCTGCAGCCATCTTCAAGTTCTTTGCTGGCGAAGCACTGCGCCCCGGTGGCGAAGTGCTGCCGTCGGTGCGCCCTGGCGTGGGCGTGGAAATCACCCGCGAGCCCCTGGGTGTGATCGGTCTGATCACCCCCTGGAACTTCCCTATCGCCATCCCCGCCTGGAAGATTGCCCCGGCCCTGGCCTATGGCAACACCGTGGTGTTCAAGCCCGCAGAGGTGGTGCCTGGCTCGGCCTGGGCGCTGGCCGACATCCTGCACCGCGCAGGCCTGCCCGCAGGCGTGTTCAACCTGGTGATGGGCCGTGGCTCTGAAGTGGGCGCCGTGCTGCTCGAAGACGAGCGCATCGCGGGCGTGAGCTTCACCGGCTCCGTCGGCACTGGCCAGCGCGTGGCGGCTGCCTGCGTGGGCCGTGGTGCCAAGGTGCAACTGGAGATGGGCGGCAAGAACCCGTTTGTGGTGCTGGACGATGCCGACCTGAACGTGGCCGTAGGTGCCGCCATCAACAGCGGCTTTTTCTCCACCGGCCAGCGCTGCACCGCCAGCAGCCGCGTGATCGTGACCGAGGGCATCCACGACCGCTTCGTGGCCGCCATGATCGAAAAGATGAAGACCCTGAAGGTAGATGACGCCCGCAAGGCCGGCACCGACATCGGCCCAGTGGTGGACGACCGCCAGCTGGCGCAAGACCTGGAGTACATCGCCATCGGCCAGAAGGAAGGTGCCAAGCTGCACGGCGGCGAAGCCCTCGCCACCAACGCAGACGGCGCACCAGGCTACTACCTGCGCCCCGCCCTGTTCACTGAAACCACGCCCGAGATGCGCATCAACCGCGAAGAAATCTTTGGCCCCGTGGTCAGCATCCAGCGTGTGAAGGGCTACGACGAAGCCCTGGCCCTGGCCAACGACACGCCTTTTGGCCTGGCCAGCGGCATTGCCACCACCAGCCTGAAATACGCCACCCACTTCAAGCGCCACGCCCAGGCGGGCATGGTGATGGTGAACCTGCCCACCGCTGGCGTGGACTACCACGTGCCGTTTGGTGGCCGCAAGGGCAGCAGCTACGGCCCACGCGAGCAAGGCCGTTACGCCGCCGAGTTCTACACCACCGTGAAGACGGCCTACACCCAGGCCTGA
- a CDS encoding 2-hydroxyacid dehydrogenase, with amino-acid sequence MQPLQRVLQAGKLVPALDQALHARYSVHRLADEADAQAFLATHGAQFDAVVTSAAIGLPAHYLESLPSVRVISSFGVGLDKIPVKEAQARGIAVGYTPDVLNDCVADTAFALMLDVARRTTEADRFVRAGQWARLGGNSFGLGRKVSGARMGVVGLGRIGQTIARRSLGFDMEVRYHSRRPVAGVPWHYEASLVDLAAWCDFLVVVTSGGPATRHLINEDVLNALGSTGFLINVARGTVVDEAALIRALQDGRIAGAGLDVFENEPHVPDALMGMDNVVLLPHIASATHETRQAMGQRVMDNLEAFERTGQLVSAAY; translated from the coding sequence ATGCAACCTTTGCAACGTGTACTGCAGGCGGGCAAGCTCGTGCCAGCCCTGGATCAGGCCTTGCACGCCCGCTACTCTGTTCACCGGCTGGCTGACGAAGCCGATGCCCAGGCATTTCTGGCGACACACGGTGCCCAGTTTGATGCCGTTGTGACGAGCGCAGCCATCGGCTTGCCCGCGCACTATCTGGAGTCATTGCCATCGGTCCGGGTCATCTCCAGCTTTGGCGTGGGCCTGGACAAGATCCCCGTGAAGGAAGCCCAGGCGCGCGGCATTGCCGTGGGCTACACGCCCGACGTTCTCAACGACTGCGTGGCAGACACGGCTTTCGCACTGATGCTGGATGTGGCGCGCCGCACCACAGAGGCGGACCGATTTGTGCGCGCAGGCCAGTGGGCCCGGCTGGGAGGCAACAGCTTTGGACTGGGGCGCAAGGTCAGTGGTGCGCGCATGGGCGTGGTGGGCCTGGGCCGCATCGGCCAGACCATTGCAAGGCGCAGCCTGGGCTTTGACATGGAAGTGCGCTACCACAGCCGTCGGCCCGTGGCAGGAGTGCCTTGGCATTACGAGGCATCGCTGGTCGATCTGGCGGCCTGGTGCGACTTTCTGGTCGTCGTCACGTCTGGCGGCCCCGCCACGCGACACCTCATCAATGAAGACGTACTCAATGCGCTGGGCTCCACAGGCTTTCTCATCAACGTGGCACGCGGCACGGTGGTAGATGAAGCCGCATTGATCCGCGCGCTGCAGGACGGTCGCATCGCTGGTGCCGGACTCGACGTGTTCGAGAACGAGCCCCACGTGCCCGACGCCCTGATGGGCATGGACAACGTGGTGCTGCTGCCGCATATTGCCAGCGCCACGCACGAAACCCGCCAAGCCATGGGCCAGCGGGTGATGGACAACCTGGAAGCGTTTGAGCGCACTGGCCAACTGGTCTCTGCCGCGTATTGA
- a CDS encoding TRAP transporter small permease produces MFNLYTRLCAFIARSCLMVGVAGMVLLVFAVLYQVIGRYIFNDTPTWAESGAVLLVLYVTMLGMAVGVRDAGHIGLESFLVLAPEWLRLKMEILIHVLVLIFGVVMAWNCGVLAESVMDYKIPTLGISEAFKYVPPAFAGVLVSLFSLEHIIALVRGTEVEPAWY; encoded by the coding sequence ATGTTCAATCTCTACACGCGGCTGTGCGCCTTCATCGCACGCTCCTGCCTCATGGTGGGCGTCGCTGGCATGGTGCTGCTGGTCTTTGCCGTGCTTTACCAGGTCATCGGCCGCTACATCTTCAATGACACCCCTACCTGGGCTGAAAGCGGCGCCGTGCTGCTGGTGCTCTACGTCACCATGCTGGGCATGGCAGTGGGCGTGCGTGACGCAGGCCACATTGGCCTGGAGTCCTTCCTGGTGCTGGCCCCCGAGTGGCTGCGCCTGAAAATGGAAATCCTGATCCATGTGCTGGTGCTCATCTTCGGCGTGGTGATGGCCTGGAACTGCGGTGTGCTGGCCGAGTCGGTCATGGATTACAAGATTCCCACCCTGGGTATTTCCGAAGCGTTCAAGTACGTACCGCCTGCCTTTGCGGGGGTGCTGGTGTCGCTGTTTTCACTCGAACACATCATTGCCCTGGTGCGTGGCACAGAAGTCGAGCCCGCCTGGTATTGA
- a CDS encoding NAD(P)-dependent oxidoreductase, protein MPSHPTSIRFNRILLTGAAGGLGRELRTRLKAYCNTVRLSDIADLGEAQAGEELCPAKLEDATAVLELLKDVDTVVHLGGVSTEQPWEPILQANIIGAYNLYEAARKQGVKRIVFASSNHVTGFYRQDEVVGLRDPKRPDGLYGLSKAFGEDLSRFYFDRYGIETVCLRIGSSFPEPRNRRMLATWMSYDDLERLVVSSLTAPVVGHSIIYGMGDNTTTWWDNTLARHIGYRPQDSSEPFRAKIEAADPNPDMTDPAVIFQGGPFVRTGPFE, encoded by the coding sequence ATGCCTAGTCACCCGACATCGATCCGATTCAACCGCATTCTGCTCACCGGCGCTGCAGGCGGCCTGGGGCGTGAATTGCGTACCCGCCTGAAGGCTTACTGCAACACGGTCCGTCTGTCGGACATTGCCGATCTGGGCGAGGCGCAAGCGGGCGAGGAACTTTGCCCTGCCAAGCTGGAAGATGCCACCGCGGTGCTGGAATTGCTCAAGGATGTGGACACCGTGGTGCACCTGGGCGGTGTATCCACCGAGCAGCCCTGGGAGCCCATCCTGCAGGCCAACATCATTGGTGCCTACAACCTGTACGAAGCGGCTCGCAAGCAGGGCGTCAAGCGCATCGTGTTTGCCAGTTCCAACCATGTCACCGGCTTCTACCGCCAGGATGAAGTGGTCGGCCTGCGCGACCCCAAGCGCCCCGACGGGCTCTATGGCCTGTCCAAGGCGTTTGGTGAAGATCTCTCACGTTTTTATTTCGACCGCTACGGTATTGAAACCGTCTGCCTGCGCATCGGCTCGTCTTTCCCTGAGCCGCGCAACCGCCGCATGCTGGCCACATGGATGAGCTACGACGACCTGGAGCGCCTGGTGGTGAGTAGCCTCACAGCCCCTGTGGTGGGTCACAGCATCATCTATGGCATGGGCGACAACACCACCACCTGGTGGGACAACACCCTGGCCCGTCATATCGGCTACCGCCCGCAAGACAGCTCGGAGCCCTTCCGCGCCAAGATCGAGGCGGCTGACCCCAATCCCGACATGACAGACCCCGCCGTGATCTTTCAGGGTGGTCCGTTTGTGCGCACAGGGCCTTTCGAATGA
- the kdgD gene encoding 5-dehydro-4-deoxyglucarate dehydratase, with protein MSPQELKSVLQAGLLSFPLTDFDSNLRFAPKPYADRLEWLQPYGASALFAAGGTGEFFSLEPGEYSEVIKVALATCKNRTPIIAGAGGGTTLAIQYAQEAERLGAQGILLLPHYLTEASQEGLIAHVQAVCKSVKFGVVVYNRGGCRLTPASLQVLADTCPNLIGFKDGIGDIEKFVSIRQTLGDRFAYLGGLPTAELFAGAYKAMGCPVYSSAVFNFIPKTAMEFYNAHAAGDTATCDRLIRDFFLPYIALRNQGEGYAVSIVKAGATIAGHSAGPVRPPLSDLKPAEVEQLRALMAPLGPQ; from the coding sequence ATGTCCCCTCAAGAACTCAAAAGCGTATTGCAAGCTGGCCTGTTGTCCTTCCCACTGACCGACTTCGACAGCAACCTGCGCTTTGCCCCCAAGCCCTACGCTGACCGCCTGGAATGGCTGCAGCCTTACGGCGCTTCGGCCCTGTTCGCTGCGGGCGGCACAGGTGAGTTCTTCTCGCTGGAGCCCGGTGAATACAGCGAAGTGATCAAGGTGGCTCTGGCCACCTGCAAGAACCGCACCCCCATCATCGCGGGCGCTGGCGGTGGTACCACCCTGGCCATTCAATACGCACAGGAAGCTGAGCGCCTGGGCGCCCAAGGCATCTTGCTGCTGCCCCACTACCTGACCGAAGCCAGCCAGGAAGGCCTGATTGCCCACGTGCAGGCCGTGTGCAAGAGCGTGAAGTTTGGCGTGGTGGTCTACAACCGCGGCGGCTGCCGCCTGACACCTGCCAGCCTGCAAGTGCTGGCCGACACCTGCCCTAACCTGATCGGTTTCAAGGATGGGATTGGCGACATCGAGAAGTTCGTCAGCATCCGCCAGACCCTGGGTGACCGCTTTGCCTACCTGGGCGGCCTGCCTACCGCCGAGCTGTTTGCAGGTGCCTACAAGGCCATGGGCTGCCCCGTGTACTCGTCGGCCGTGTTCAACTTCATCCCCAAGACAGCGATGGAGTTCTACAACGCCCACGCTGCGGGCGACACTGCGACCTGCGACCGCCTGATCCGCGACTTCTTCCTGCCCTACATCGCACTGCGCAACCAGGGTGAAGGCTATGCGGTATCCATCGTCAAGGCGGGTGCCACCATCGCAGGCCACAGCGCCGGCCCTGTGCGCCCACCGCTGTCTGACCTGAAGCCTGCCGAAGTGGAGCAACTGCGCGCACTGATGGCACCCCTGGGCCCCCAGTAA
- a CDS encoding nuclear transport factor 2 family protein, protein MNPIASASHWTYRCAQGVTLAAALIAAPLVAHAQATPDEQAVASVVEKLRAAMVDPDQAVLKDLTSPLLSYGHSGGKIDTQASFIAALMDGSSDFVSITLSDQTISVSGNVAVVRHTLSGATNDGGKPGNVTIKVLTVWQKDGSQWRLLARQAVRPA, encoded by the coding sequence ATGAACCCTATCGCTTCCGCTTCCCATTGGACCTATCGCTGCGCTCAAGGCGTCACCCTGGCTGCAGCGCTGATCGCAGCCCCCCTGGTGGCACACGCCCAGGCCACCCCCGATGAGCAAGCCGTGGCCTCTGTGGTGGAGAAACTGCGCGCAGCCATGGTGGACCCGGACCAGGCCGTGCTCAAAGACCTGACCAGCCCGCTGCTGAGCTACGGGCACTCCGGCGGCAAGATTGACACCCAGGCCAGCTTCATTGCAGCGCTGATGGATGGCTCCTCTGATTTCGTGTCCATCACCTTGTCGGACCAGACCATCAGCGTGTCGGGCAACGTGGCCGTGGTGCGCCACACGCTGTCGGGCGCAACCAATGATGGTGGCAAGCCCGGCAATGTGACCATCAAGGTCCTCACGGTGTGGCAAAAGGACGGCAGCCAATGGCGTCTGCTGGCCCGCCAGGCCGTGCGCCCCGCCTGA
- a CDS encoding TRAP transporter substrate-binding protein codes for MKLPHLLGRIAVAVGVALGSLAAQATEFRSSDIHPDDYPTVLAVRHMSEVLSKATGGKHSIKVFSKGALGIEKDTIEQTKLGAIAMTRVNVAPMNNICPATMVPTMPFLFRDKEHMRKVLDGAIGDEILKDCESQGFVGLAFYDSGARSIYTAKKPIKTLADAKGLKVRVQQSDLWVSLLEAMGANATPMPFGEVYTALKTGLVDAAENNYPSYESSRHFEVAKYFNKTEHSMAPEILLFSKRVWDKLSADEQKAIRAAAKESVVYMRKLWDEREEKSLAIVKAGGAEIIEVDKTPFKAAMKPVYDKFLKDPKLQDMVKRIEAVK; via the coding sequence ATGAAACTTCCACATCTTCTGGGCCGCATTGCTGTTGCCGTTGGTGTTGCGCTGGGCAGCCTGGCTGCACAGGCCACCGAATTCCGCTCTTCGGATATCCACCCCGATGACTACCCCACCGTGCTGGCCGTGCGCCACATGAGCGAAGTGCTCTCCAAAGCCACAGGTGGCAAACACTCCATCAAGGTCTTCTCGAAGGGTGCTCTGGGTATCGAGAAGGACACCATCGAGCAGACCAAGCTGGGTGCCATTGCCATGACCCGCGTGAACGTGGCACCGATGAACAACATCTGTCCCGCCACCATGGTGCCCACCATGCCTTTCCTGTTCCGCGACAAGGAACACATGCGCAAGGTGCTGGACGGTGCGATTGGTGACGAGATTCTGAAAGACTGCGAATCGCAGGGCTTCGTGGGTCTGGCGTTCTATGACAGCGGTGCACGCTCCATCTACACCGCCAAAAAGCCCATCAAGACCCTGGCCGATGCCAAGGGGCTGAAGGTGCGCGTGCAGCAAAGCGATCTGTGGGTGTCCCTGCTTGAAGCCATGGGTGCCAACGCAACGCCCATGCCGTTCGGCGAGGTGTATACGGCTCTGAAGACCGGTCTGGTGGATGCTGCCGAAAACAACTACCCCAGCTACGAAAGCTCGCGCCACTTTGAAGTCGCCAAGTACTTCAACAAGACCGAGCATTCCATGGCACCCGAAATCCTGCTGTTCTCCAAGCGCGTGTGGGACAAGCTGAGTGCGGATGAGCAAAAGGCCATCCGCGCTGCTGCCAAAGAGTCGGTGGTCTACATGCGCAAGCTGTGGGACGAGCGCGAAGAGAAGTCGCTGGCCATCGTCAAGGCCGGTGGTGCTGAAATCATTGAAGTGGACAAGACTCCCTTCAAGGCAGCCATGAAGCCTGTGTACGACAAGTTCCTGAAGGACCCCAAGCTGCAGGACATGGTCAAGCGCATCGAGGCAGTGAAGTAA
- a CDS encoding SMP-30/gluconolactonase/LRE family protein yields the protein MTQPAVDILLPGHLDAVGESPVWSVTEQALYWVDIEAPALRRWSMADGQLTSWAAPERIACVALHADGGLIAGMESGVFHVRPGAAGLLDCKLLSMVHHPEAGMRFNDGRCDRQGRFWAGTMVRDMSLARPAGGLYRTDASGLSAPLVQGLVTQNGLGFSPDGRTMYLSDSHPSVQKIWTLPLHDDGSLGERKLLVDMKDLPGRPDGAAVDAEGCYWICANDAGMVHRFTPEGRLDRSIRVPGSKPSMCSFGGPALDTLFITSIRPAQPAGDDVAHGGAVFVTRPGVCGLPETPFSSTTSGR from the coding sequence ATGACTCAGCCCGCCGTAGACATTCTGTTGCCAGGGCACCTGGATGCGGTGGGCGAAAGCCCTGTGTGGAGCGTGACCGAGCAGGCGCTGTACTGGGTGGACATTGAGGCGCCCGCATTGCGCCGCTGGTCGATGGCCGATGGCCAGCTCACCAGCTGGGCTGCGCCAGAGCGCATCGCCTGCGTGGCGTTGCACGCCGACGGTGGATTGATTGCAGGCATGGAGTCGGGTGTCTTTCACGTACGTCCCGGTGCTGCAGGTCTGCTTGACTGCAAGCTGCTGTCCATGGTGCATCACCCGGAAGCAGGCATGCGCTTCAACGACGGACGCTGCGACCGCCAGGGGCGCTTCTGGGCAGGCACCATGGTGCGCGATATGTCGCTGGCCCGACCCGCGGGCGGGCTGTATCGCACGGACGCTTCAGGCCTCTCTGCCCCGCTGGTGCAGGGGCTGGTCACGCAGAACGGTCTGGGCTTCAGCCCGGACGGGCGCACCATGTACCTCAGCGACAGCCACCCGTCGGTGCAGAAGATCTGGACCTTGCCCCTGCATGACGACGGCAGTCTGGGTGAGCGCAAGCTGCTGGTGGACATGAAAGACCTGCCCGGCCGACCTGATGGCGCAGCGGTGGATGCCGAGGGCTGCTACTGGATTTGTGCCAACGACGCGGGCATGGTGCACCGCTTCACCCCAGAAGGGCGTCTGGATCGCTCCATCCGGGTGCCTGGCAGCAAACCTTCCATGTGCAGCTTTGGCGGACCCGCTCTGGACACGCTGTTCATCACCTCCATTCGTCCGGCCCAACCCGCAGGAGATGACGTAGCCCACGGCGGCGCGGTGTTCGTCACCCGGCCTGGCGTGTGCGGCCTGCCTGAAACCCCTTTTTCATCGACCACATCGGGGCGTTGA